From a single Sulfolobus sp. E5-1-F genomic region:
- a CDS encoding DUF763 domain-containing protein encodes MEVEGIADLPLHTGHVPPWLVPIMKRLAKAIVEIMVLELGPQKVVERLSNPLWFQAFNNAIGMDWDSSGSTTVTLGILKDVISPKVHGFAVLGGKGKNALKVPEEVDMLSFDIDKNKIKNISKIVAKVDSTLVQDGHQLYHHSLLVTEDGKWSVIQQGMNLETKFARRYHWKETDNFVVEPHSAISGYKTNVAVNIIDRKKDSTRKLILDLLRENPNKIVSLYTQAMSMLKGQLSLDLWIKGGSIAFVSKEARLVYMKPVDINRIKQVLREIYEANPLKLEDALISGLGPSTARALYLIADLIYNEPPSYKDPVNYPYDPFKYAFAIGGKDGIPFPINRKDAWEVIYTLEDFITRAKLEEGDKRLALGKLRELSKGIEK; translated from the coding sequence ATGGAAGTAGAGGGTATAGCTGACTTACCACTTCACACTGGTCATGTTCCCCCTTGGCTAGTTCCTATTATGAAGAGATTAGCTAAGGCCATAGTTGAAATAATGGTTCTCGAATTAGGTCCTCAAAAGGTTGTGGAGAGGTTATCAAATCCCTTATGGTTTCAAGCTTTCAATAATGCGATTGGAATGGATTGGGATTCCTCTGGTTCCACGACAGTAACATTAGGTATTTTGAAGGACGTTATAAGCCCTAAAGTTCATGGTTTTGCCGTACTTGGAGGTAAAGGTAAGAATGCTCTGAAGGTTCCAGAAGAGGTGGATATGCTAAGTTTTGATATAGATAAGAATAAAATTAAAAATATAAGTAAGATAGTGGCAAAAGTCGATTCAACCTTAGTTCAAGACGGACATCAACTCTATCATCACTCACTGCTTGTGACCGAGGATGGAAAATGGAGTGTAATCCAGCAAGGCATGAATTTAGAAACTAAGTTCGCTAGGAGATATCATTGGAAAGAAACTGATAATTTTGTGGTAGAACCTCATTCTGCAATATCTGGCTATAAGACTAATGTTGCGGTTAACATAATAGACAGAAAGAAAGATAGTACAAGAAAGTTAATATTAGATTTGTTAAGAGAGAATCCTAATAAGATAGTCTCTTTATATACACAAGCAATGTCTATGCTTAAAGGTCAATTATCTTTAGACTTGTGGATAAAAGGTGGATCAATAGCCTTTGTATCTAAAGAGGCTAGATTAGTTTACATGAAACCTGTAGATATTAATAGAATCAAACAGGTACTTAGGGAAATATATGAGGCTAACCCACTTAAACTTGAGGATGCACTAATTAGTGGCTTAGGCCCCTCTACAGCTAGAGCATTGTACTTAATAGCAGATTTAATATATAATGAACCACCATCGTATAAAGATCCGGTAAATTATCCTTATGATCCATTTAAGTATGCATTTGCTATTGGAGGTAAAGACGGTATACCATTTCCAATTAATAGGAAGGATGCTTGGGAGGTAATATATACCTTAGAGGATTTTATAACTAGAGCTAAGCTTGAAGAGGGTGATAAACGATTAGCCTTAGGAAAGTTGAGAGAACTTTCTAAAGGAATTGAGAAATGA
- a CDS encoding KaiC domain-containing protein — MASRLSTGISDFDKLVQGGIPQGFFIALAGEPGTGKTIFSLHFIAKGLRDGDPCIYVTTEESRDSIIRQARQFNWDFEEYIEKKLIIIDALMKEREDQWSLVNLTPEELVNKVIEAKQKLGYGKARLVIDSVSALFLDKPAMARKISYYLKRVLNKWNFTIYATSQYAITTSQAFGFGVEHVADGIIRFRRMIKNGELHRYILIEKMRQTDHDKHVWEIDIVNGKGIVLKGRLEERREDYALPEKVKRKIIDSSKKTEEELK, encoded by the coding sequence ATGGCAAGTCGATTATCTACTGGAATATCCGACTTTGACAAACTAGTTCAAGGTGGAATTCCACAAGGATTTTTCATAGCGTTGGCTGGAGAACCAGGGACTGGAAAGACTATATTTTCACTTCACTTCATCGCTAAAGGATTAAGAGACGGAGATCCCTGTATATACGTTACAACTGAGGAAAGTAGAGATTCAATAATAAGACAAGCTAGGCAATTCAACTGGGATTTTGAGGAATATATAGAGAAGAAGTTGATAATAATAGATGCACTAATGAAGGAAAGAGAGGATCAATGGTCTCTAGTGAACTTAACTCCTGAAGAACTAGTAAACAAGGTAATTGAGGCTAAACAAAAATTAGGTTATGGCAAAGCTAGATTAGTAATCGATTCCGTAAGTGCATTATTTTTGGATAAACCAGCTATGGCAAGGAAAATAAGCTACTATCTTAAGAGAGTACTAAATAAATGGAACTTCACAATATATGCTACTTCACAGTACGCAATAACCACATCACAAGCATTTGGATTTGGAGTAGAACATGTCGCAGATGGAATAATCAGATTCAGAAGGATGATAAAGAATGGAGAACTGCATAGGTATATATTAATTGAGAAGATGAGACAAACCGATCACGACAAACATGTATGGGAAATAGATATCGTTAATGGTAAGGGAATAGTCTTAAAGGGAAGATTAGAGGAAAGGAGAGAAGATTATGCTTTGCCAGAAAAGGTAAAGAGAAAGATCATTGACAGTAGTAAAAAGACTGAGGAGGAACTTAAGTAA
- a CDS encoding GMP synthase subunit A: MKVGLVYYGGQYNHLILKNVKYLGAEIEVISPHKPVEELKKFDCVIFSGGPYSVSEEIHKMGNSPLYIKELKVPMLGICLGHQLIAYVLGGVVRRALNPEYGLTRINIFDEDTILRGFSQQLNVWESHNDEVVEPPSGFRVLASSANARVQAMANSNNSIFGVQFHPEVKHTERGIEIFKNFLGVCRK, from the coding sequence GTGAAAGTAGGTTTAGTATATTATGGGGGACAATATAATCACCTAATACTTAAAAACGTAAAGTATTTAGGAGCTGAAATTGAGGTAATATCCCCACATAAACCGGTAGAGGAACTTAAGAAATTCGATTGTGTTATATTCAGTGGTGGCCCCTATTCAGTATCAGAGGAAATTCATAAAATGGGAAACTCTCCCCTTTATATAAAAGAACTGAAAGTTCCAATGTTAGGCATATGTCTAGGCCATCAGTTGATTGCCTATGTATTAGGTGGGGTTGTAAGAAGAGCGCTAAATCCAGAGTATGGGCTTACTAGGATAAACATATTTGATGAAGATACTATTCTGAGAGGTTTTTCACAACAACTTAACGTCTGGGAAAGTCACAATGATGAGGTGGTAGAACCGCCTAGTGGATTTAGAGTGCTAGCTAGTAGCGCAAATGCAAGAGTTCAAGCAATGGCGAACTCAAATAATTCAATATTTGGTGTGCAATTTCACCCTGAAGTTAAACATACAGAAAGGGGAATAGAGATATTCAAGAACTTCTTAGGAGTATGTAGGAAATAG
- a CDS encoding inorganic phosphate transporter: MAITVIISTQNSIEYLLFIVGLISSYVIGANNNATSLGILFATNAIKRRYAYILNMISILVGVILGSLTMLHSVYGVMRGNSLYVAIAILTSLSSSIITFYFLNKSGIPSSLSQTFYPSIAILTLISHGFIELDWVKFWVIVSSWVISPIVAIGFSLLLYLTLNKVVSAETRIIKQIAIYRNLILFSSAFTSFIVGANAIGIIVSSALLSAPAYLVIPLYGLSAALGVLTSQRIAIRVGFRITKLGYLGASSALIGSNVINEIFTIFGIPLSITQTIVGGIVGLSFRSFTSDVRKQVMQIFRSWSTSPIFAIILSLAIFGVIKSILGL, from the coding sequence ATGGCGATCACAGTAATAATCTCGACCCAGAACAGTATTGAGTACCTATTATTCATTGTTGGGCTAATATCGAGTTACGTGATAGGGGCGAACAATAATGCAACATCATTAGGTATATTGTTCGCAACTAATGCAATAAAAAGAAGATATGCTTACATATTGAATATGATCTCTATTTTAGTAGGTGTAATACTAGGTAGTTTAACTATGTTACACAGTGTCTATGGGGTGATGCGTGGAAATAGTTTGTACGTAGCTATAGCCATTTTAACCTCATTGTCCTCGTCAATAATTACCTTTTATTTTTTGAATAAATCAGGCATCCCTTCCTCTTTAAGTCAAACGTTCTATCCGTCAATTGCAATACTAACCTTAATATCTCATGGATTTATAGAATTAGACTGGGTAAAATTCTGGGTAATAGTAAGTTCTTGGGTTATTTCGCCAATAGTCGCAATCGGATTTTCCCTTCTACTATATCTAACGTTGAATAAGGTTGTAAGTGCAGAGACTCGCATTATTAAACAGATCGCAATATATAGAAATCTTATATTATTCTCGTCAGCCTTTACCTCATTTATAGTTGGAGCTAACGCAATTGGCATAATAGTGTCTTCTGCGTTGCTCTCTGCTCCAGCATACCTTGTAATACCCCTCTACGGATTATCTGCTGCTTTAGGAGTTTTGACTAGTCAAAGGATAGCAATAAGGGTTGGATTTCGTATAACCAAACTAGGATATTTAGGTGCATCATCCGCATTAATAGGAAGTAATGTTATAAATGAAATTTTCACAATCTTCGGGATACCTTTATCAATAACCCAAACCATAGTAGGTGGTATAGTAGGGCTTAGTTTTAGAAGTTTTACATCAGATGTTAGAAAACAAGTAATGCAAATATTTAGGAGTTGGTCCACGTCTCCAATATTTGCCATAATACTCTCATTGGCAATCTTTGGAGTAATAAAGAGTATATTAGGACTTTAA
- a CDS encoding metallophosphoesterase family protein yields the protein MLIISTSDIHSPRYLTEFFLALRELGNIKADLALLAGDLVERGEYLHFTPVYNALKNRVKQIVSVFGNEDFIENRKFYREKYSDIVWLEDERAEIEMDNRRLIIIGSEGVLEKPTVWQTTNGITEDLYMKRLEKIAEMTCNSKADIKILLTHYASTFETVFGERKSVYPHLGYRILEELSTKGKDCLPNIAIHGHAHYAKRTLSVVKGVRVYNVALPANKRIVTIHTL from the coding sequence GTGCTTATCATATCAACCTCAGACATACACTCACCTAGGTATTTAACAGAATTCTTCTTAGCCTTACGAGAACTTGGGAATATTAAGGCTGATTTAGCATTATTAGCTGGAGATCTAGTTGAAAGAGGTGAGTATTTACATTTTACCCCTGTATATAATGCCCTAAAAAACAGAGTTAAGCAAATAGTCTCAGTTTTTGGGAATGAGGATTTTATAGAAAATAGAAAATTTTATAGAGAAAAATATAGTGATATAGTTTGGCTTGAGGATGAAAGAGCAGAAATCGAGATGGATAATAGAAGGCTTATAATAATCGGCAGTGAGGGGGTTCTAGAAAAGCCTACAGTATGGCAAACTACTAATGGGATAACTGAAGACCTTTATATGAAAAGGTTGGAAAAAATCGCTGAAATGACTTGTAACTCTAAAGCGGATATTAAAATTCTTTTAACTCATTATGCCAGTACCTTTGAAACAGTATTCGGTGAAAGAAAAAGTGTTTATCCACACCTAGGATATAGAATATTAGAGGAGTTATCAACTAAGGGAAAAGATTGTTTACCCAACATAGCAATACATGGTCATGCGCATTACGCAAAAAGAACACTCTCAGTAGTTAAAGGGGTTAGAGTATATAATGTAGCATTACCAGCTAATAAGAGAATTGTAACTATCCACACTCTTTAA
- a CDS encoding cysteine hydrolase family protein: MFAVDLIMKIEVPTIPEHKEVVLDPTNTALIIVDMQNDFVRKNGKLSVPTAEATIPFIKRLIDKARSSNVLVVYTQDWHMKDDPEFKIWGEHALAGTWGAEIIDELTPERNDFIVKKYRYDAFFESSLDYILRVKNIKNTIITGTVANICVLHTAGSAALRWYNVIMPKDSISAITEFDYYATLRQVDFLYKGIITTADGIKFER; encoded by the coding sequence GTGTTTGCAGTAGATTTAATTATGAAAATTGAAGTACCAACTATACCAGAGCATAAAGAGGTTGTGCTAGATCCCACTAATACAGCACTGATAATTGTGGACATGCAAAACGATTTTGTGAGGAAAAACGGTAAATTATCAGTTCCTACTGCAGAGGCTACTATACCATTCATAAAAAGGCTAATTGATAAGGCTAGGAGTTCTAACGTACTGGTAGTATATACACAAGATTGGCACATGAAAGATGATCCAGAATTTAAAATATGGGGAGAACACGCATTAGCAGGAACTTGGGGTGCAGAAATAATTGACGAGCTTACTCCAGAAAGGAATGATTTTATAGTTAAGAAGTACAGATATGACGCCTTCTTTGAATCTTCGTTGGATTACATTCTTAGAGTTAAGAATATCAAAAATACAATAATTACCGGTACTGTAGCAAATATTTGTGTATTACATACTGCTGGTAGTGCAGCTTTAAGGTGGTATAATGTAATCATGCCAAAAGATTCAATATCTGCAATAACGGAATTTGACTATTATGCAACTTTAAGGCAAGTAGACTTTTTATATAAGGGTATAATAACTACTGCAGACGGCATTAAGTTTGAGAGGTAG
- the hel308 gene encoding ATP-dependent DNA helicase Hel308, whose translation MNLELEWMPVDNLKLPNNVIDIIKNRGIKKLNPPQTEAVKKGLLDGNRLLLTSPTGSGKTLIAEMGIISFLLTSGGKAVYVTPLRALTNEKYTTFKDWESIGFKVAMTSGDYDTDDAWLKNYDIIITTYEKLDSLWRHRPDWLNEANYFVLDELHYLNDPERGPVVESVTIRAKRRNLLALSATISNYKQIAKWLGAEPVATNWRPVPLIEGVMYPERKKKEYTILFKDNTTKKVHGDDAIIAYTLDSLSKNGQVLVFRNSRKMAESTALKIANSMNFVSLDENAISGVLKQLDDIEEGGSDEKELLKSLISRGVAYHHAGLSKALRDLIEESFRQRKIKVIVATPTLAAGVNLPARTVIIGDIYRFNRKIAGYYDEISVMEYKQMSGRAGRPGFDQIGESIIIVRDKEDVDRVFKKYIMSDVEPIESKLGSERAFYTFLLGLLSAEGSLSEKQLESFAYESLLPKSLVDVYFDRAIRWLLEHSFIREENRTFTLTNFGKRVADLYINPFTADIIRKGLEGHKPSCEIAYLHLLAFTPDGPLVSVGRNEEEELIELLEDLDCELLIEEPYEEDEYSLYINALKVALIIKDWIDEVDEDTILEKYNIGSGDLRNIVETMDWLTYSAYHLSKELRLNDHSEKLRILNLRAKDGIKEELLELVQIGGVGRKRARLLYNNGIKGLGDVVMNPDKVRNLLGQKLGEKVVQEAARLLNRFH comes from the coding sequence ATGAATTTAGAATTAGAGTGGATGCCAGTAGATAACCTAAAATTACCTAACAATGTTATTGATATAATAAAAAATAGGGGTATAAAAAAGCTTAACCCGCCTCAAACCGAAGCAGTAAAAAAAGGACTATTAGATGGTAATAGACTATTATTAACATCACCTACTGGTTCTGGAAAAACACTAATAGCAGAGATGGGAATAATTTCATTTCTTCTAACAAGCGGAGGAAAAGCAGTATACGTAACTCCTCTTAGAGCGCTCACAAATGAAAAGTATACAACTTTTAAGGACTGGGAATCAATAGGTTTTAAGGTAGCTATGACTTCAGGTGATTATGATACAGATGATGCTTGGTTGAAGAATTACGATATTATAATTACCACTTACGAGAAATTAGATTCCCTATGGCGTCATAGGCCAGATTGGCTTAACGAGGCTAATTATTTCGTGTTAGACGAACTGCATTACCTCAACGATCCTGAAAGAGGGCCAGTAGTTGAGAGTGTTACAATAAGAGCTAAAAGGAGAAATCTATTGGCATTGAGTGCTACAATAAGTAACTATAAACAAATAGCCAAATGGTTAGGAGCAGAACCAGTGGCAACAAATTGGAGACCAGTTCCCCTCATAGAAGGTGTTATGTATCCAGAAAGGAAAAAGAAGGAATATACTATACTTTTCAAGGATAATACTACCAAGAAGGTTCATGGGGATGATGCCATAATAGCTTATACTTTAGATAGCCTAAGCAAAAATGGCCAAGTTTTAGTTTTTAGAAATTCTAGGAAAATGGCTGAGAGCACAGCACTAAAGATAGCAAATTCCATGAACTTTGTAAGTTTAGATGAGAATGCGATATCCGGGGTTTTAAAACAATTAGATGATATCGAGGAAGGTGGTAGCGATGAAAAAGAGCTGTTAAAATCTCTTATAAGTAGAGGAGTTGCATATCATCATGCTGGATTATCAAAGGCATTAAGGGATTTGATAGAGGAAAGTTTTAGGCAACGAAAGATAAAGGTTATCGTAGCAACTCCGACTTTGGCTGCTGGTGTAAATTTGCCAGCTAGAACAGTAATAATAGGAGATATTTATCGATTCAATAGGAAAATAGCTGGATATTATGATGAAATTTCAGTCATGGAATATAAGCAAATGAGTGGAAGAGCTGGTAGACCTGGTTTCGATCAGATTGGTGAGTCAATAATAATAGTAAGGGACAAGGAAGATGTAGATAGAGTATTTAAGAAATATATAATGTCTGACGTCGAACCTATTGAGTCTAAACTAGGTAGTGAGAGGGCATTTTACACATTCTTGCTTGGTCTCCTTTCTGCTGAAGGTAGTTTGAGCGAAAAACAGTTAGAAAGCTTCGCGTACGAATCTTTGCTTCCAAAGTCGTTAGTTGACGTGTATTTTGATAGAGCCATAAGGTGGCTGTTGGAACATTCCTTCATTAGAGAGGAAAATAGGACGTTTACTTTAACTAATTTTGGAAAGAGGGTAGCTGATCTATATATAAATCCGTTTACTGCCGACATTATCAGAAAGGGACTAGAAGGACATAAGCCCTCATGTGAAATAGCTTACCTTCATTTACTGGCGTTTACCCCAGATGGACCGTTAGTATCAGTCGGAAGGAATGAGGAAGAAGAACTAATAGAATTGCTAGAGGATCTAGATTGTGAATTGTTAATAGAAGAACCTTATGAGGAAGATGAATATTCTCTTTATATAAACGCACTAAAAGTTGCGTTAATAATAAAGGATTGGATAGATGAAGTTGATGAAGATACAATATTGGAAAAATATAATATAGGTTCTGGCGATTTGAGAAACATTGTTGAAACCATGGACTGGTTAACTTATAGTGCATATCATTTATCCAAAGAGTTAAGGTTAAATGATCATAGTGAGAAACTTAGGATCTTGAACTTAAGAGCCAAAGATGGTATAAAGGAAGAGTTATTGGAATTAGTTCAAATAGGTGGTGTAGGTAGGAAGAGGGCTAGATTATTGTATAATAACGGAATTAAAGGACTAGGCGATGTTGTAATGAATCCAGATAAAGTTAGGAACTTGTTAGGTCAAAAACTAGGTGAGAAAGTTGTCCAAGAGGCTGCAAGATTACTTAATAGATTTCATTAA
- a CDS encoding endonuclease V codes for MVEKHLLEFLEKLQLLISKNVKISHYGIENVKKICGVDIAYKDNLGFSVGVSMDISSGEYNYKSYVGEVNFPYIPGFLFMREAPLMIKAIEGLECQLLLVDGHGIAHPRKSGIAAVIGVLLDFPTIGVAKSRLTGDLVNESEITYIYLNGEKVGVKFGKYFYSPGNKVDLQDCIELGKRGYPKVLKIADMLTKRIKKE; via the coding sequence TTGGTTGAAAAGCATCTACTCGAATTCCTAGAAAAATTACAACTCCTTATCTCTAAGAACGTTAAAATAAGCCATTATGGAATTGAGAACGTTAAGAAAATCTGTGGAGTTGATATTGCATATAAGGATAATCTAGGATTCTCTGTCGGTGTAAGTATGGATATTAGTAGTGGAGAGTATAATTACAAATCTTATGTTGGTGAAGTAAATTTCCCATATATTCCGGGTTTCCTTTTCATGAGGGAAGCTCCACTGATGATAAAGGCAATAGAGGGTTTGGAATGTCAACTTCTTTTGGTTGATGGTCATGGGATAGCTCATCCCAGGAAAAGCGGAATTGCAGCAGTCATAGGAGTTCTCCTAGACTTCCCGACAATTGGGGTAGCTAAATCTAGGCTTACTGGTGATTTAGTAAATGAAAGTGAAATTACCTATATATATCTAAATGGGGAGAAAGTGGGGGTTAAATTCGGCAAATATTTTTATAGTCCAGGAAATAAAGTCGACTTACAAGATTGCATAGAACTAGGTAAAAGAGGTTATCCTAAAGTTCTAAAAATAGCTGATATGCTTACTAAGAGGATAAAAAAGGAATAA
- a CDS encoding cyclin-dependent kinase inhibitor 3 family protein: MYWVRRKIIGGSELPYTENEILEWRREGVKRVLVLPEDWEIEESWGDKDYYLSILKKNGLQPLHIPIPDGGVPSDSQFLKIMRWLLSEKEGNLVHCVGGIGRTGTILASYLVLTEGLDAESAINEVRLVRPGAVQTYEQEMFVLRVEGMRKNWLKSIYSNS; this comes from the coding sequence ATGTATTGGGTTAGAAGGAAAATTATAGGAGGTTCTGAATTACCATATACCGAAAATGAGATTTTAGAATGGAGGAGGGAGGGAGTAAAAAGAGTATTAGTTTTACCAGAGGACTGGGAAATTGAGGAGAGTTGGGGAGATAAGGATTATTACCTATCTATTCTTAAGAAAAATGGACTCCAGCCCTTACATATTCCAATTCCAGATGGCGGAGTTCCATCAGACTCTCAATTTCTTAAAATTATGAGATGGTTACTAAGTGAAAAAGAAGGTAATTTAGTTCATTGTGTAGGCGGAATAGGAAGAACTGGTACAATTTTAGCTAGTTATCTAGTTTTGACTGAAGGATTAGACGCAGAATCTGCTATTAATGAAGTTAGATTAGTAAGACCTGGTGCTGTACAAACATATGAGCAAGAGATGTTCGTATTACGTGTAGAAGGGATGAGAAAGAATTGGTTGAAAAGCATCTACTCGAATTCCTAG
- a CDS encoding DHH family phosphoesterase, which produces MEYYAIVHNDFDGTASAAIYARAVKSLPKNVFFTEPNKLHSLLASLELRGVYNVMIADLGINASTFNEIIKSLKKLIEQGANVEWFDHHVWKDEWKEELKKIGVSVYHDTSTCGAGVIYKYKNPNDEFSRRLASADCSVDIWLHDDPMGEKLRRIVENNKDYSWKNELIRMFYNGILWNDTFDKMLEEVVSRELEGYKKVMKSYKLIQIDGYKVVVAVRWKGPPDISYASQFLMTRTNASVFVSANGKSISFRSKEIDVRQFAVKLGGGGHPLAAGAQLKVPLIYRFLNRLGIKGPMLNWVTKVVQSTITDVGFVIYQDSKKSSTSSPY; this is translated from the coding sequence TTGGAATATTATGCAATAGTACATAACGATTTTGATGGGACAGCATCAGCGGCCATTTACGCTAGAGCAGTTAAATCATTACCTAAAAATGTATTCTTTACAGAGCCAAACAAATTGCACTCACTTTTAGCTTCATTGGAGTTAAGAGGAGTATACAACGTTATGATCGCAGATTTGGGAATAAATGCTAGCACTTTTAATGAAATTATAAAGAGTTTAAAAAAGCTAATCGAACAAGGTGCTAACGTGGAGTGGTTTGATCATCATGTCTGGAAGGATGAATGGAAAGAGGAATTGAAAAAAATCGGTGTTTCGGTATATCACGATACTTCGACGTGCGGTGCTGGAGTTATATATAAATATAAGAATCCTAATGATGAATTTTCCAGAAGATTAGCTTCAGCAGATTGTTCGGTTGACATATGGCTTCATGATGATCCTATGGGAGAAAAATTGAGAAGAATAGTTGAGAATAATAAAGATTACTCGTGGAAAAATGAGCTAATAAGAATGTTTTACAATGGGATATTGTGGAATGATACATTTGATAAAATGTTAGAAGAAGTAGTTTCAAGAGAATTAGAAGGTTATAAAAAAGTAATGAAGAGTTATAAGTTAATACAAATTGACGGTTATAAGGTTGTTGTGGCAGTAAGATGGAAAGGTCCTCCAGATATAAGCTATGCTTCTCAGTTTTTAATGACTAGAACTAATGCTTCGGTCTTTGTATCAGCAAATGGGAAAAGCATATCTTTTAGAAGCAAGGAGATTGATGTTAGGCAATTTGCTGTTAAATTAGGGGGAGGAGGGCATCCCTTAGCAGCTGGTGCACAACTGAAAGTTCCCTTAATATATAGGTTTCTAAACAGGCTTGGGATTAAAGGTCCTATGCTAAATTGGGTTACTAAAGTTGTTCAGAGCACAATAACTGACGTCGGTTTTGTAATATATCAAGATAGTAAAAAGAGTAGTACATCTTCGCCATATTAA
- a CDS encoding ribbon-helix-helix domain-containing protein → MTTLKKVDEQTFELEITGTVTISFKLEDEFIKKVDNIARNLGYANRSDFIRDAIISYLGYLKRNGDHSNNLDPEQY, encoded by the coding sequence ATGACGACTTTAAAAAAGGTGGATGAACAGACATTTGAGTTGGAAATTACCGGGACTGTAACGATATCTTTTAAATTAGAGGATGAATTCATAAAAAAAGTGGATAATATCGCAAGAAACTTAGGATATGCTAATAGAAGCGATTTTATAAGAGATGCCATAATCAGCTACTTGGGGTATCTGAAAAGAAATGGCGATCACAGTAATAATCTCGACCCAGAACAGTATTGA